From one Melioribacteraceae bacterium genomic stretch:
- the thrS gene encoding threonine--tRNA ligase, with the protein MNDIIKITFPDGSVKEFEKGITPYQIAESISGRLAKEALVAKVDGVVRDLNTVINNDAKLQILTFNDDDGRHTYWHSSSHLMAHAVKALYPEAKFGVGPAIDGGFYYDIDINTQLTEEDLPKIEAKMMEIAAEDKPFEREEVKKDKAVKIYEEVGDNYKLEIIEDLNEDEEIISIYKEGDFTDLCTGPHIPSAGLIKNVKLLSVSGSYWRGDEKRQRLQRIYGITFPKKKMLDDHLALLEEAKKRDHRKLGKQLDLFSVHDEGGAGLIYWHPKGARIRNTVENFWREAHQKHGYDLLYSPHIGKSSLWEISGHLGFYKESMYSPMKIDDQDYYVKPMNCPFHIMIYKSNLRSYRELPLRWAELGTVYRYEKSGVLHGLLRVRGFTQDDAHIFCAQEQVESEIIEVIRFCLFVWNSFGFKDLKYYVSTKPEKSVGEDKLWDLATESLKKALDHESLPYEVDEGGGAFYGPKIDIKIKDALNREWQMSTIQFDFNLPERFDMTYIGEDGKEHRPFMVHRALLGSLERFFGVMVEHYGGAFPTWLAPVQAAVIPVSEKFLDYARDVKNKLKEQGLFVELDERNEKIGYKIRDWETQKVPYMLIVGEKEVSANTVSVRKHGQGDQGSVDLNKFISDINDEIKNKTINN; encoded by the coding sequence ATGAATGATATAATTAAAATAACTTTTCCCGATGGTTCCGTTAAAGAATTTGAAAAAGGAATTACTCCTTATCAAATTGCCGAATCAATTTCCGGAAGATTAGCTAAGGAAGCATTAGTCGCTAAAGTTGATGGGGTCGTAAGAGATTTAAATACTGTCATAAATAATGATGCTAAACTACAAATTCTTACTTTCAACGATGATGATGGTAGACATACTTATTGGCATTCTTCATCTCACTTAATGGCGCATGCAGTTAAAGCTTTATACCCGGAAGCTAAGTTTGGTGTTGGTCCCGCTATTGACGGTGGATTCTATTATGATATCGATATCAATACTCAATTGACCGAAGAAGATCTCCCAAAAATTGAAGCAAAAATGATGGAGATTGCTGCAGAAGATAAACCGTTCGAAAGGGAAGAAGTTAAGAAAGATAAAGCAGTAAAAATTTATGAAGAAGTCGGTGATAACTATAAATTAGAAATCATCGAAGATCTTAACGAAGATGAAGAAATTATAAGCATCTATAAAGAAGGTGATTTCACGGATCTATGTACCGGTCCTCATATTCCTTCGGCTGGATTAATAAAGAATGTCAAATTATTAAGTGTCTCCGGTTCTTATTGGCGTGGTGATGAAAAACGTCAACGTTTACAAAGAATTTACGGAATCACATTCCCAAAAAAGAAAATGCTTGATGATCATCTTGCACTTTTAGAAGAAGCGAAGAAAAGAGATCACCGCAAACTTGGTAAACAATTAGATTTATTCAGCGTTCATGATGAAGGTGGTGCTGGACTAATTTATTGGCATCCGAAAGGAGCCAGAATTAGAAACACCGTAGAAAATTTCTGGCGCGAAGCTCATCAAAAACATGGCTATGATTTATTATATTCTCCTCATATCGGAAAATCATCGTTATGGGAAATAAGCGGTCATCTTGGTTTTTACAAAGAGAGTATGTACTCTCCGATGAAAATTGATGACCAAGATTATTATGTGAAGCCGATGAACTGTCCGTTTCATATAATGATCTACAAATCAAACTTAAGATCTTATCGTGAACTTCCATTACGGTGGGCAGAACTTGGTACTGTTTATAGATATGAGAAAAGTGGTGTGCTCCATGGTCTTTTAAGAGTTCGTGGATTTACTCAAGATGACGCACATATATTCTGTGCGCAAGAACAAGTTGAATCGGAAATTATCGAAGTAATTCGTTTCTGTTTATTTGTCTGGAATTCATTTGGTTTCAAAGATCTGAAGTATTATGTATCAACAAAACCTGAAAAGTCGGTTGGTGAAGATAAGTTATGGGATTTAGCTACAGAATCACTTAAAAAAGCCTTAGATCATGAATCTCTTCCTTACGAAGTTGACGAAGGTGGCGGAGCATTTTACGGACCGAAAATTGACATAAAAATTAAAGATGCACTCAATCGTGAATGGCAAATGAGTACAATTCAATTTGATTTTAATTTGCCAGAACGCTTTGATATGACATATATTGGTGAGGACGGTAAAGAACACAGACCGTTTATGGTTCACCGTGCTTTACTCGGTTCACTTGAAAGATTTTTTGGCGTAATGGTTGAACATTACGGCGGAGCATTCCCAACATGGCTTGCTCCCGTTCAAGCTGCGGTAATTCCGGTTTCCGAAAAATTCTTGGATTATGCAAGAGATGTGAAAAACAAGTTAAAAGAACAAGGTTTATTCGTCGAACTCGATGAGCGTAATGAGAAAATAGGATATAAAATTAGAGATTGGGAAACTCAGAAAGTGCCTTATATGTTAATTGTTGGCGAAAAGGAAGTTTCTGCTAATACGGTTTCTGTTAGAAAACATGGACAAGGCGATCAAGGTTCGGTTGACTTAAATAAATTTATATCAGATATTAACGACGAAATAAAAAACAAAACAATTAACAATTAG
- the rpmI gene encoding 50S ribosomal protein L35, with amino-acid sequence MPKMKSNRGASKTFKKTGSGKIKRNKAFKAHILTKKTTKRKRNLRKATLVAASDSKRVKIMIQ; translated from the coding sequence ATGCCTAAAATGAAAAGTAATCGCGGAGCTTCTAAGACCTTCAAGAAAACAGGTTCCGGTAAGATCAAAAGAAACAAGGCTTTTAAAGCCCACATTCTTACCAAGAAGACAACAAAAAGAAAAAGGAACTTGAGAAAAGCTACTTTAGTGGCTGCTTCCGATTCAAAACGTGTTAAAATAATGATTCAATAA
- a CDS encoding AAA family ATPase translates to MKLENFATALVSKNHFIKASFGGFQGAGKTRTATEFVIGAYKDLKCTKPVLILDNEKGSRFLIPIFNKAGIRAIVKDTRSLSDVKQAFNFLNNKEIDFLFIDSLTKIYYQFVKDYKAKNRKSFMSLMDWGKLLPAWQEEFSDVFVETEGNIVFTGRGGFEYEKEDDQKDEAGNITEKGSYVKSGVKMKIAGETPYETDLNIWMQLEKELKNDKPVQTNVAYVLKDRSDTINAKSFSMPKYRNLKPVIRFIQGLEVGEIAGESTHENFTPGDDLDYWQRKQEQKIALEKIEAVFDENGLGDARSKADKQLKAVIIKKVFGTTSKTEIEKMKASQLTYLKESLEQLFIDLKDNQPENPIEFIEAYNLEEAA, encoded by the coding sequence ATGAAATTAGAAAATTTTGCAACCGCTTTAGTAAGTAAGAATCACTTCATCAAAGCTTCTTTCGGTGGTTTTCAAGGTGCGGGAAAAACTCGCACAGCAACCGAGTTTGTTATCGGTGCTTACAAAGATTTGAAATGTACCAAGCCGGTTTTAATTCTGGATAATGAAAAAGGTTCAAGGTTCTTAATCCCGATTTTCAATAAAGCCGGTATCAGAGCTATTGTTAAAGATACTCGCAGTCTTTCAGATGTTAAACAAGCTTTTAATTTTCTCAACAATAAAGAGATCGATTTTCTTTTCATCGATTCACTTACAAAGATTTATTATCAGTTTGTCAAAGACTATAAAGCAAAAAACAGAAAGTCTTTTATGTCGCTGATGGACTGGGGAAAACTTCTTCCCGCCTGGCAAGAAGAGTTCTCAGATGTGTTTGTGGAAACAGAAGGAAATATAGTCTTTACCGGTCGAGGTGGTTTTGAGTATGAGAAGGAAGATGATCAGAAAGATGAAGCCGGAAATATTACAGAGAAAGGAAGTTATGTTAAGTCCGGTGTAAAAATGAAAATCGCCGGTGAAACTCCCTATGAAACCGATCTCAATATCTGGATGCAATTAGAGAAAGAATTAAAGAATGATAAACCCGTTCAAACAAATGTTGCTTATGTTCTCAAAGATCGTTCGGACACAATAAACGCCAAATCTTTTTCTATGCCTAAATACAGAAATTTGAAACCGGTTATTAGATTTATTCAAGGTCTTGAAGTTGGAGAGATTGCTGGAGAATCCACTCATGAGAACTTCACTCCCGGAGATGATCTAGATTACTGGCAAAGAAAGCAAGAACAAAAAATTGCTCTCGAAAAAATAGAAGCGGTATTCGATGAAAATGGATTAGGTGATGCAAGAAGTAAAGCTGATAAACAACTAAAAGCGGTAATCATTAAAAAGGTTTTTGGTACAACTTCCAAAACGGAAATTGAGAAAATGAAAGCTTCTCAGCTTACATATCTCAAAGAATCTTTAGAACAATTATTTATTGATCTAAAAGACAACCAACCGGAAAACCCGATTGAGTTCATAGAAGCGTACAACTTAGAGGAAGCTGCTTAA
- a CDS encoding tetratricopeptide repeat protein — MSLVWAITQGLNIRRKAKVEQATEHTLEVHAFLAAVSVVIVPLLSLSPFHLLWMLPVSFFLGLSSIIFPLNLLWYPASLYSYLWYYGVKNPGRAFYLNGDYENAIKHFKAQLHSNPNSAETFFNLGLAYDKAGDTNNAIESYKNAVQIRPDSEITYLNLGLAYKDSGDYQNAIESFKEAIKIKPTYYKARVNLGLVFLELGDIEGAMKEYVILKKSDSSIAAELYSEIEKLNK; from the coding sequence TTGAGTTTAGTATGGGCAATAACTCAAGGTCTAAATATTCGCCGTAAGGCTAAAGTCGAACAAGCTACAGAACATACGTTGGAAGTACATGCATTTCTGGCAGCAGTTTCTGTTGTTATCGTACCATTACTATCTCTATCTCCTTTCCACTTATTATGGATGTTACCTGTTTCTTTTTTTCTCGGGTTATCGAGTATAATTTTTCCACTTAATTTATTATGGTATCCAGCTTCGTTATATAGTTATTTGTGGTATTATGGTGTAAAAAATCCTGGTCGGGCTTTTTATCTTAATGGTGATTATGAAAATGCGATAAAACATTTCAAAGCACAGCTTCACTCAAATCCTAATTCTGCGGAAACATTTTTTAACTTAGGCCTAGCATATGATAAAGCTGGTGACACCAATAATGCAATTGAATCATATAAAAATGCTGTTCAGATTAGACCCGATTCTGAAATCACATATTTAAATCTGGGATTAGCATATAAGGACTCTGGTGATTACCAAAATGCTATTGAATCTTTCAAAGAGGCAATAAAAATTAAACCGACCTATTATAAAGCTCGCGTTAATTTGGGTTTAGTTTTTCTTGAACTTGGTGATATCGAAGGTGCTATGAAAGAATATGTTATTCTTAAGAAATCAGATAGCTCTATAGCTGCTGAATTATATTCAGAAATTGAAAAGCTTAACAAATAG
- a CDS encoding zincin-like metallopeptidase domain-containing protein, translating into MKRSDIYNKVNSVIKDKLASGSLPWRKTWNNGKPPQNFISKHLYQGINFLLLSCFDFPSPFYLTFLQAKERNAYIKKGEKGIPIVFWKLLDNTKIKESGKAEIDKIPFMRTSTVFNLSQTSLYNSAALEDLKFPNVEKFLATVPAVIKNNIQGKAVFNLTKDFISIPAISEFESSDEYYSTLFHELIHWTGFKNRLNRFKSADYNSDNYSKEELIAEIGSAYLCSYFGINNTLDNSAGYIQGWLNSLNNDQSIFISAAAQAKNAVNYLIKDFEESAEQDPVNTSERETFFNAEAENAEDLEPGFVMEHR; encoded by the coding sequence ATGAAAAGATCAGACATTTATAATAAGGTTAATTCAGTAATCAAAGATAAACTTGCTTCCGGGTCTTTGCCTTGGCGCAAGACATGGAACAACGGAAAACCACCGCAGAACTTTATTTCAAAACATTTATATCAAGGAATCAATTTTCTTTTACTTTCTTGTTTTGATTTTCCTTCACCTTTCTATTTAACTTTCCTTCAAGCAAAGGAAAGAAACGCCTATATCAAAAAAGGCGAAAAAGGTATTCCGATTGTTTTCTGGAAATTATTGGATAATACCAAGATCAAAGAATCCGGTAAAGCAGAAATTGATAAAATTCCATTCATGCGTACAAGTACAGTTTTTAATCTTTCGCAAACTTCGCTTTATAATTCCGCAGCTCTCGAAGATCTTAAATTTCCAAACGTGGAAAAATTTCTAGCTACTGTTCCGGCAGTTATCAAAAATAATATTCAAGGTAAAGCAGTATTTAATCTTACCAAAGATTTTATTTCTATTCCTGCAATCTCAGAGTTTGAATCCTCAGATGAATATTATTCAACTTTATTCCATGAGTTAATCCATTGGACCGGATTCAAAAACAGATTAAACCGTTTCAAATCCGCAGACTATAACTCAGACAACTACTCAAAAGAGGAACTTATCGCGGAAATCGGCTCGGCTTATCTTTGCTCTTATTTCGGCATTAATAACACTCTGGATAATTCGGCCGGTTATATTCAAGGATGGTTAAACTCTCTAAATAACGATCAATCAATTTTTATATCCGCAGCAGCACAAGCAAAAAACGCAGTTAATTATTTAATCAAAGATTTTGAAGAATCCGCAGAGCAAGACCCCGTTAATACTTCGGAAAGAGAAACTTTCTTTAATGCAGAAGCAGAAAACGCAGAAGATTTAGAACCTGGATTTGTAATGGAACATCGTTAA
- the infC gene encoding translation initiation factor IF-3, protein MAQTNHRVNRDIRVPQVRVIDPEGNQLGILTPQEALKEAEKRGLDLVEIAPLAKPPVCKIIDYGKFIYEQQKKEKLAKKNTQTTVLKEIRLHPNTDTHDVNFKVRHAEKFLADNNKVKVAVIFKGRELAYKEQGEELLKEFISHLEDVAKIEQEIKFEGRTMFTILAPQKSKSKK, encoded by the coding sequence ATCGCCCAAACAAATCACAGAGTAAACCGGGATATAAGAGTACCGCAAGTTAGAGTTATTGATCCCGAAGGAAATCAACTTGGAATCTTAACTCCGCAAGAAGCTTTAAAAGAAGCTGAAAAAAGAGGACTTGATTTAGTTGAAATCGCGCCTCTTGCAAAACCTCCGGTTTGCAAAATTATTGATTATGGTAAATTTATTTATGAACAGCAGAAGAAAGAAAAATTAGCTAAAAAAAATACTCAAACGACTGTTCTTAAAGAAATTAGACTTCACCCTAATACTGATACACATGATGTTAACTTTAAAGTTCGTCATGCTGAAAAATTCTTAGCCGATAACAACAAAGTTAAGGTTGCTGTTATTTTTAAAGGCAGAGAATTGGCTTATAAAGAACAAGGTGAAGAACTGTTAAAAGAATTTATCAGTCATCTTGAAGATGTAGCTAAAATTGAACAAGAAATAAAATTTGAGGGTAGAACGATGTTTACTATTCTAGCACCTCAAAAAAGTAAATCAAAAAAATAA
- the carA gene encoding glutamine-hydrolyzing carbamoyl-phosphate synthase small subunit: METAKLVFENNFSLTGKLFGAAKSAAGEIVFNTGMVGYPETLTDPSYTGQILVLTFPLIGNYGIEKELEDLSSSFESKGIKISGLIISDYSKDFSHWSAFNSLSKWMTKYNVPGLCDVDTRELTKILREKGTMLGKIEIETDPIEFFDPNHINLFDKVAPSDLQVYGEGKSILLYDCGCKENIVRNLVDRGYQVKRAPWNYDFTQTEFDAVLFSNGPGNPEMYPELVNTAKQIINTGKPVLGICMGHQIVSLAAGARTFKMKYGHRSQNQPVINKVNNRCYVTSQNHGYAVDTSSLSSDWHIWFENLNDGTNEGIIHKELPVMSVQFHPEAAPGPVDTEFIFDEFLSKIL, from the coding sequence ATAGAAACAGCCAAATTAGTATTCGAAAATAATTTCTCATTAACAGGTAAATTGTTTGGAGCTGCAAAATCTGCTGCGGGGGAGATCGTTTTCAATACAGGAATGGTTGGCTATCCTGAAACTCTAACCGATCCATCCTACACCGGACAAATCTTAGTCCTAACTTTCCCTCTAATCGGTAATTATGGAATTGAAAAAGAACTTGAAGATCTCTCTTCATCATTCGAATCAAAAGGAATAAAAATTAGCGGCTTGATTATTTCCGACTACTCAAAAGACTTCAGCCATTGGTCTGCTTTCAATTCCCTCTCGAAATGGATGACAAAATATAATGTTCCCGGTTTATGCGATGTCGATACTCGTGAACTTACAAAAATACTTCGCGAAAAAGGCACGATGCTCGGCAAGATTGAAATAGAAACCGATCCGATTGAGTTCTTCGATCCAAACCATATTAATTTATTTGATAAAGTTGCTCCAAGTGATTTACAAGTCTACGGAGAAGGGAAATCAATTCTATTATATGACTGTGGGTGTAAAGAAAACATTGTAAGAAACTTAGTTGATCGTGGATATCAAGTTAAACGTGCACCGTGGAATTATGATTTTACTCAAACAGAATTTGATGCCGTACTTTTTAGCAATGGTCCCGGTAATCCGGAGATGTATCCAGAGCTAGTTAATACAGCAAAACAAATTATCAATACCGGTAAGCCGGTACTCGGTATTTGTATGGGTCATCAAATCGTTTCTTTAGCTGCGGGCGCAAGGACTTTTAAAATGAAATATGGTCATCGTAGTCAGAATCAACCAGTTATTAATAAAGTAAATAATCGTTGTTATGTAACTTCTCAAAATCACGGTTATGCGGTTGATACAAGTTCATTATCTTCTGATTGGCATATCTGGTTCGAAAATTTGAACGACGGAACAAACGAAGGAATTATCCATAAAGAATTACCCGTAATGTCGGTACAATTCCACCCGGAAGCAGCACCCGGCCCGGTTGATACTGAATTCATCTTTGATGAGTTTTTAAGTAAAATTTTATAA
- the rplT gene encoding 50S ribosomal protein L20 codes for MPKTSNNVASRERRRKVLKAAKGNWGARSKVYTVAKNTVEKGLSHAYRDRKLKKRVYRRLWIARINAAARMNGTTYSKLIHALNDKGVDINRKVLANLALENPQAFSEIVKFTMN; via the coding sequence ATGCCTAAAACAAGTAACAACGTAGCCTCCAGAGAACGTAGACGTAAAGTTCTTAAAGCGGCTAAAGGTAATTGGGGTGCGCGAAGTAAGGTTTATACCGTCGCCAAAAATACCGTTGAAAAAGGTTTATCCCATGCCTACAGAGATCGTAAACTCAAAAAAAGAGTTTATAGAAGATTGTGGATCGCCAGAATTAATGCTGCTGCCAGAATGAATGGTACCACATATTCAAAATTAATCCATGCTCTTAATGATAAAGGTGTGGATATAAACAGAAAAGTCCTTGCTAATTTAGCTTTAGAAAATCCGCAGGCTTTCTCTGAAATAGTTAAATTTACAATGAACTAG
- the carB gene encoding carbamoyl-phosphate synthase (glutamine-hydrolyzing) large subunit, producing MTNKPKKILILGSSALKIGEAGEFDYSGSQAIKALKEEGIYTVLINPNIATIQTSEYLADKVYLLPVNVEFVEKVIIKEKPDSILISFGGQTALNCGMELHEKGILEKYNVQILGSPIQAVIDTEDREKFNHNLQSLDVKVARSQAVSSVKDAVEVANKIGFPVLIRIAFALGGLGSGVCRNKNEVEELAARALSYTSQILVEEYLEGWREIEYEVVRDKYDNCITVCNMENFDPMGIHTGESIVVAPSQTLTNHEYHKLREIAIKVIRHFKIVGECNIQYALDKNSDDYRVIEVNARLSRSSALASKATGYPLAFVAAKLAIGYGLHELKNNVTKTTPAFFEPALDYCVVKIPRWDLKKFRNVSKRIGSSMKSVGEVMAIGRKFEEALQKAVRMLDIGANGVVCNNKKFQFENIESFLKEPGEERLFVIAQAFERGYSVDQVHEFTNINKWFLYKIKNIVDQKRMLEIDQRVTKDSLLHAKKLGFSDQQIAIAINKTTDDIRQIRVYENIHPSALQIDTLAAEYPAKTNYLYLTYNAYHDDLDKDQEFNPVIILGSGPYRIGSSVEFDWCCVNAGRFLRKYDEKSVMINCNPETVSTDYDEFDFLFFEELTLETVEEIYRKLNARGVIISMGGQVPNNLALPLLKRGINILGTTPAKIDLAENRSKFSSLLDQLKIEQPEWSELSAIDDAITFANKIGYPVLVRPSYVLSGAAMGVASNDNELITFLQKAAELSSEHPTVISKFLENAKELEFDGVAADGKIIKYAISEHVENAGVHSGDATLVLPPQRTYLETMRQIKKVAEKIASALYINGPFNIQFIAKQNNVKVIECNLRASRSFPFVSKTLKDNFIETAVKVMLGKPYEIKESSLFEYDYVAVKAPEFSFTRLEGADPTTGVEMASTGEVACFGDDFNEAFLKALISVGYKFPIKSILISSGAIESKAELLETSRILSNLGIKFYATPGTAEFMKSNNVEVEKVYWPSQKKKPNVIDLIKAKGIDLVINIPKSFQEEELTNDYLVRRSAVDYKIPLLTNRQLAMRLAEALEKYTPDFLQIKSWDEYL from the coding sequence ATGACAAACAAACCAAAAAAAATATTAATACTCGGAAGCTCAGCTCTAAAGATTGGTGAAGCCGGTGAATTCGACTATTCCGGCAGCCAAGCAATTAAAGCTCTCAAGGAAGAGGGAATTTATACCGTACTTATAAACCCGAACATTGCAACAATCCAAACATCGGAATACCTTGCCGATAAAGTTTATCTTCTTCCGGTTAACGTTGAGTTCGTCGAAAAAGTAATCATTAAAGAAAAACCCGATTCAATTTTAATCAGCTTTGGCGGACAAACAGCACTTAACTGTGGTATGGAACTACACGAAAAGGGAATATTAGAAAAATACAATGTCCAAATTCTCGGTAGTCCAATTCAAGCTGTAATCGATACGGAAGACAGAGAAAAATTCAATCATAATTTGCAATCACTCGATGTTAAAGTCGCGCGTAGTCAAGCTGTTTCTTCGGTAAAAGATGCCGTTGAAGTTGCTAATAAAATAGGGTTCCCCGTACTAATCAGAATCGCATTCGCTCTTGGTGGATTGGGTTCCGGTGTTTGCAGAAATAAAAATGAGGTTGAAGAATTAGCCGCCCGCGCTCTATCATATACATCACAAATTTTAGTCGAAGAATATCTGGAAGGCTGGCGTGAAATTGAGTACGAAGTTGTTCGCGATAAATATGATAATTGTATTACAGTTTGCAATATGGAAAACTTTGATCCGATGGGAATTCATACGGGTGAAAGTATAGTTGTCGCCCCGAGTCAAACTCTTACTAATCATGAATATCACAAACTTCGTGAAATTGCGATTAAAGTTATCCGACATTTCAAAATTGTCGGTGAATGTAATATCCAATACGCACTTGATAAAAACTCGGATGACTATCGAGTCATAGAAGTAAATGCAAGACTATCGCGAAGTTCAGCTTTAGCTTCAAAAGCAACCGGCTATCCGTTGGCTTTTGTTGCGGCAAAGTTAGCAATCGGATATGGATTGCATGAACTAAAAAATAATGTAACCAAAACAACTCCAGCTTTCTTTGAACCTGCACTTGACTATTGTGTAGTGAAAATTCCTCGCTGGGATCTAAAAAAATTCCGTAATGTTTCTAAACGTATCGGCTCTTCTATGAAATCGGTTGGTGAAGTAATGGCAATCGGAAGAAAATTTGAAGAAGCATTACAGAAAGCCGTACGAATGTTGGATATTGGAGCTAATGGAGTTGTATGTAATAATAAAAAATTCCAATTCGAGAATATCGAATCATTTCTAAAAGAACCGGGTGAGGAGAGATTGTTTGTTATCGCCCAAGCTTTCGAAAGGGGTTACTCGGTTGATCAAGTCCATGAGTTTACTAATATCAACAAATGGTTTTTGTATAAGATTAAAAATATTGTTGATCAAAAACGTATGTTGGAAATAGATCAGCGTGTTACAAAGGATTCTCTTCTTCATGCTAAAAAACTGGGCTTCTCTGATCAACAAATTGCCATCGCAATAAATAAAACTACCGATGATATCAGACAAATTCGAGTTTACGAAAACATTCATCCTTCTGCTTTACAAATTGATACGCTTGCCGCTGAATATCCTGCTAAAACAAACTATCTCTATCTTACATACAATGCTTATCATGACGATTTGGACAAAGATCAAGAGTTTAACCCGGTTATTATTCTTGGTTCCGGTCCATATAGAATCGGAAGTTCAGTTGAATTTGATTGGTGCTGTGTGAATGCTGGAAGATTTTTACGCAAGTATGATGAAAAATCGGTAATGATTAACTGCAACCCCGAAACAGTCAGCACGGACTACGATGAATTTGATTTCCTTTTCTTCGAAGAATTAACTCTCGAAACAGTTGAAGAAATTTATAGAAAACTAAACGCGCGTGGGGTTATAATTTCAATGGGCGGGCAAGTTCCTAATAATTTAGCTCTTCCCTTATTAAAGCGGGGAATAAATATTCTCGGAACAACTCCTGCAAAAATTGATCTAGCCGAAAATCGAAGTAAGTTTTCTTCTTTGTTAGATCAATTAAAAATTGAGCAACCTGAGTGGAGTGAACTTTCCGCAATTGACGATGCAATTACATTTGCAAATAAAATTGGTTATCCGGTTTTAGTTCGCCCTTCGTATGTTTTAAGCGGCGCTGCGATGGGTGTGGCTTCTAACGATAATGAATTGATTACCTTTTTACAAAAAGCGGCTGAGCTTTCTTCTGAACATCCGACTGTTATTAGTAAGTTTTTGGAAAACGCAAAAGAACTCGAGTTTGACGGGGTCGCAGCGGACGGTAAAATTATTAAATATGCAATTTCGGAACATGTCGAGAATGCTGGAGTGCATTCGGGTGATGCAACATTAGTTCTTCCGCCTCAACGGACTTATCTTGAAACGATGAGACAAATTAAAAAAGTTGCGGAGAAAATTGCATCCGCACTTTATATTAATGGACCGTTCAATATTCAATTCATTGCTAAACAAAACAATGTAAAAGTGATAGAATGTAATCTGCGTGCGTCAAGAAGTTTTCCGTTTGTTTCAAAAACCTTGAAGGATAATTTTATCGAAACTGCTGTAAAAGTTATGCTTGGTAAACCTTACGAAATAAAAGAGTCGTCTTTATTTGAATATGATTACGTTGCTGTTAAAGCGCCGGAGTTTTCTTTCACTCGACTCGAAGGAGCTGACCCAACAACCGGCGTTGAAATGGCATCCACAGGTGAAGTTGCTTGTTTTGGTGATGATTTTAATGAAGCTTTCTTGAAAGCTCTTATTTCAGTTGGATATAAATTTCCAATTAAATCCATACTAATCTCATCAGGTGCAATAGAATCAAAAGCAGAACTGCTTGAGACATCAAGAATATTATCCAACCTTGGAATTAAATTTTATGCAACTCCCGGAACGGCAGAATTTATGAAAAGTAATAACGTGGAAGTTGAAAAAGTATATTGGCCATCGCAAAAGAAAAAACCGAATGTAATAGATTTAATTAAAGCCAAAGGAATTGATCTGGTTATAAACATTCCGAAGAGTTTCCAGGAAGAAGAATTGACAAACGATTATCTTGTTAGAAGATCGGCAGTGGATTATAAAATTCCTTTATTAACAAATCGTCAACTCGCAATGAGATTAGCAGAAGCACTCGAAAAATACACACCGGATTTTCTTCAAATTAAAAGCTGGGATGAATATCTTTAA